In Oscillospiraceae bacterium, the DNA window CGTCGAAGCGGTAGGGGTCGGGGCGGTAGGGCGCCATGACAATCAGGTCGCCGGTGCGCTCATCCTCACAGGCCCAGTGGTTGGAAAAATCAACGGGCATGGTATCGGCGTCGTTCAAATCCTCGGGCTTGGTATCGATAACGAAAACCGAACTCTTTTTAACGTTTAGGGTGGTTTGATCGATTTCGGCGGCGCAAAGCGGATAGCGGGGCAGATTGCCGCGCGGGTTTTTATCGTTGATGACGCCGATGAAATAGAGTTTGCCGTTGCTGTGGGAGACCAGTTTGGTCGAGCAGGAGGAGGAAAACATGATGCTTTGGTCGTCATACAGCACTTGTTTTGGTTCGCTCCAATGCAGGCCGCCGTCTTTGGAGACGCAGTAAAACTTACAGCCGATAATGTCGTCTTCGCGTTTATAATTGCTGCCGCGGCAGAGCATATAGATATCGCCATTCGGCAGTTCGGCCACCGACGGCTCATAAATTCCGCGCGTCGTGATTTCAAACGGCAGACCGGCCCAGTCGCCGAATGTCCAGTCAAAGCGTTCGGTTTTTTCGTTCCAGCGGCCTTTCATCGCGCCGGCTTCCAAAAAGCCCATACCGGTCGGGCCGGCTTTAACGGCACCTTTGGG includes these proteins:
- a CDS encoding sialidase family protein; the encoded protein is MFLKSKKPAFLNEIGPGFWLGPSTVSCNGELLLSADCMEKSDGVKYSALWRSPDNGETWNKQGEFEHCHAYDGGMRRDGYGALYKDPRTGKVFYFGNELYWDNDSIDSTWRCRKPYYRISDDCGRTWSEKHFMIQSGSDEDGAYDENHYMKGVVFGRNMAMMVVTKAIDLTDGSILVGMQRQVPKGAVKAGPTGMGFLEAGAMKGRWNEKTERFDWTFGDWAGLPFEITTRGIYEPSVAELPNGDIYMLCRGSNYKREDDIIGCKFYCVSKDGGLHWSEPKQVLYDDQSIMFSSSCSTKLVSHSNGKLYFIGVINDKNPRGNLPRYPLCAAEIDQTTLNVKKSSVFVIDTKPEDLNDADTMPVDFSNHWACEDERTGDLIVMAPYRPDPYRFDGHLNFYRISN